The window CAAAAAATTGTTCTTACACAAGCAGTTCCATTTGCTCTGTTGGCAACTCGAGTCTTTCTTCCATTCGACCTGGCTTGAACAGATTGTTGTCTTCACTGATCAACACGTGTCTGTCTGTATTACAAGGGACATCCACCAGGACCTGGAAATATCAGTATTTTAGGTAAAAAAGTATTGTACCCCCGGTATGTGTATACAGTGTACCTCAGACTAGGTGCATCTTCCAGGCTTTTAATTCCACTCTACTAACACTAAACAGTTATGGATATTATACAGGTTTGTATCTACAAGCTATATTGTCAGTAGAAAAAATCAGTATCAGAacctgataaaaaatatttttttgtttatcaatttcatgTTCACAACTGTCACtgtaatgaattacaaatgaatTACAACTTATATGTACCTTATTGTAAAATGGGTCCTCTAAAAGTTTGCCATCTGTCTTGGATACCGACATGGAGGATGGGGTTTCTCCAATGTACCACTTTGAAATGTCCTTTAATCTGCTCAAGCGACTCCATGATTCATCAATACATGTAAGGTTTTCTGCAAAGTTTAACATTTTGCAAATTATTGATGAATGTTAGATCAGTTATAAGTTTTCATGGGGTacattttctttctctttttttcaatcaaagagggggggggggtcctgaATAAGATCATTACTAATTTGAAAAGGAAGTCGGTCATAAATGTTAAAACTTACCGGTAACAAAGAACGTGTTATTATTATAAGTACAAACCCTCTTAATTTGTTCAAAACCTAACTGTCAACTTATATATTTAACTTATgtataatacacatgtatgatTGCAATAAATTGCATTCACATCTATAATTTCTGATTACTTTTATCCCAATTCACTCTCTGAATAgcaaatttgattttctttataaaactaaATACCTGTCTTTAGAGTCTGTAGCATTGCCAGAGTTTTTCCCCCTGGTGCTGCACAAAGGTCAAGAACAGAATCGTTTTCCTGAAGGTCAAGGGCAATCACAGGAAGCAAAGAAGCAGCGTCCATCATGTAGTAGCCTAGTGAAACATACAATAGTCCCTTTCAATACTGGTTTGAAAAAGGGTTATATCAACTGTCTATATACTAACTTGTAATAAGCACATATCCCTTATAActgttttaaatacatgttcTTAATTCATcgattttgaacactaaattgGATTgttaaaatgctaaaaaaaaaaagacgggTACAAGTGAAttatatgtttcattttttttttatatatataaattaatgtaatttCTTCTGTAAAATGAGCTTACTGACCTAGGAGATTTCCATGCTTCATTTTGGGGTTTGGAAATTTGGAAATGTCTCCCTTGGGATATACAAAGAATTTAAGATCTTCAGGAAGCTCTGGTACCTGTTCTTGTATCACCTTCACGGGCACCTCAAGCAGGCTGTCGTCAAAAGTGGCCACCCTAGCTATGTGCTGCTGTAGTAGCTCTTTGTCAGTGTATACTCTTTTAGTGGGTATGAAATCATACAAACTTGTGTTTTTTCCCACCACAGGTTGAATTTCTTCTTTTacatcttcatcatcatcattgacATCATCATTTTCATCTACTTCTGAGTGAGGAAGTCTTTTTGGGAAATCTATTAAACTCTCTAATGGCAATGAACTTTGTTCAGTGACAATTTGCTGGTTCTCTTTCTCTAAATATTTTGCTCGAGCCAGTTTTGCTTTCTCCATCACATTATAGGTCCCTAAATCTGTCagatatttttcaactttttcattttcactGTTATAGTTGTTTAATAATGCACAGTACTTTGATGTTGTCAACAGAGAAATTCTGATTGATGGCCATCGCTCCTTGAATACAGGTTTATAAAATGCTTCCATGTGATTCAGTGCATGCACTGTATGTGGTTTGCTTCCCTCATTTTTAGCCTAAATGgcaaattgaaaaacaaatgttacAAAACTGCatacaaaactgaaaaattgcagttaaataatacaaacttttaaatttataatggtTATTTTGTAcctgatataatttttttttcaagtttagaAATTTATGTAACACTGTCCCAAGCTCTCTATTGCACAAGTTGTACAGGAATGGTCTAATCTTTTAAAAGGTAAAGTTCTGAGTAGAACTCAATTATACGTACAATATTTAAACTCAGCTTTACACTAGCTTTGCCTaacaacttatttcttatggtttttaatacaaaatacaaCAGTTTATTAAATCATTCGGAagaattatcttttatttttcatcgCAAAACTctgtattttacaaaaaacatgtacattctTTCAGGTCATCGGGATATTAGAATTCGGGCGATTCCTGAACGATCACATcccattacatgtaaatttaccattgtgatttatataaatttcattatttatttcagcgGAATAGTGCCCGATTTTATCAACACTACAGTACAGTACATGTGACAACAATACTGACCCACTTTTTCTTGTAACCACGTCGCTGAATGTAGTCAACTTGTTTACAAGGACATGGTAAGCATACACAAGAGTATCTGGCATATGTACACACTGTTCCTGTAGAAATAATTCTCATATATAGTGGAAACATTATCGCCGGTACCGATGTAACGTACTAACAGTGTTAAAACACGGGCATGAAAAAACGCAGGAAATACTATGCGCTACATAAATTTAAACACAGCAAGACAACCTTATACAATCCGGAATTAGAAACTCAGCAAGACAACCTTACATAATCCGGAATTACAGATATTCATCACATTTCCAATCAAATAACTTTCTTAGCAATTCTTTTTTACTTTCTTAATACTTTGAGGTATCATAAAGatgtatagatacatgtatgtttatgcAGCACGGTAAAAGAGACGGCTTTTCGAAAGAGTGAAGTGGTTCTGAAAAGAACCGTTTGTGCTATGACTGGCATCGTCTTCACCAACTTGGTCCGGCTTACAGGTACCATTTCAAGGTCGGGGTAGGGTCGGGGGTTGCGGCAATAGGACTAAGCAGCTTGTGCTCCGCTATTGACTCTCTTTCCTTTATTCCTCATCAAGGTTCTTTGCCATGCATTTCGTTCAGCAGCTCCTCAGCTTGCGTCTTTTTCAGTCTGTAGTATTCTTTGTAGCCTCGCAGCATTTCTTCCAATGCTTGGACCTGCTTTGCAATTGACTTCGATTTACAAGAATCTGGACGGGCATTCAGCATTTTCAAACGTACTTCCAAAATCTTGATGTGTTCCAAGGCTCTCTCTGCTTTGCTCTCAGCAACCAGGAAATTCGGAGTTCGATTCTGCATTTTGAATTGACATGACCAGCTTCTGTCTGGATCCAATCCTTATATACCATGACCTTTCAACACTTCTTCTGAGTTTAAACTGTTCAAGCCGGGAGACAGACATGACATAATTAACTAATTGCTTAATGATTAACGGTGTTAGGAATCTCCGGGGAATATGATCACCCGACCGGAGATAACAGACGCGATTTCATCATTGTCAACAAGATTGGGGATCTTATAATTGCGTAAGTGTTAATTATACCTAATTATTAACAGACGACCTGATAATTGGCATATGATCTAGATGATAAGCGTAAAATGTCAAGTTGGATATGATATCGTTAaaatcttacatgtatatggtcataaagtaaatttttaaagattttttaatattcaattttaaaattcttcaccttttattgatgaaaaataaatatttcattaatatcaatACAATAACCTTATTTATAATTTGGATATATCATTAACATAATATGTTGTTATTTCCTTTCTCATCCTTAATACTCAGAGTTGTTAATGCGTGGTTTTTATTATCacaattttcacaatttgtttcaTTTGCCATTAAGGGATTTAGATTATGTAtctattgtgttttaattatgatattgtaaaagtatgaacattttgaTTGTTATTCAAATTGCCCTTCGTTGTAATTTAAccaaatgtttaaatttaaccAAATCGGTTTGCACAATCCTTATGTGAATTTACATATACAATGAATGATTTACTGCTGTTGTGAAGTGGTCATTACATACAATAACTGCTCTCAAACAACGATTTAAGACAAGCTTCTAATACATTGAATGTCTATTTTCTCTCAAAACATTGTACATGAGGTACAAAATaccaaaaatattacaaatgtaaaGTGCAAGGTCAAGTTAGGAGGAGTAgagtaatataaataaattaaatcgaGCTAATATTACAGAAATATTACCAAAATGGTATCATTTCTTCGAAGGgtataacatatacatgtatgtattatttaaatctatttttgaatttttaaattagttGAGTATATTGTCAATGTAAAATCTGAAGATAAGTACTTTTGTTGAATTTCAAACATCAAATCAACGTATCTGGAAATACCAGAATATTCTACTACATGGAGATACAACATGGACATTTCGTATTGACCTAAAATTGACATTTACCTTTCAATTGtatggaataattattttctgtttttcttaCTTATATTATATCCATATTGCATTTGTATTTGACAACgaaacataaaatgagataggaaaaaagaatttaaaaaatacatatattttttaaattattttatgtcgaacacaaacaaataaaatgtatcGGATACTATCACTTAAAATCTGAAAATGTTTCGGACATTTATTATCAACATTTCACAGAATGATTCAAAGATAATTGCAGTCTCATAAACTAAGATATACTtataatatcaagaaaaagtaatatatttattgatacatgtatatgtttgatATCTACCGGCATCATATAAGACCATTTTATTCATCAGTCCCGTTTGAATATAGTCTAGAAATGTTGAATTAAATGCTTGAAGAGTTTTGagtgttagagagagagagagagagagagagagagagagagagagagagagagagagagagagagagagagagagagagagagagagagagagagagagagagagagagagattttgtagggtttttatttaaatgatatcaaattattaATCATAACCATCATTTTCGTTAATCTCAACCTGGATATCAGTTGACACGTAGACAAAGCTCAACTAAGTGTCAGCTCATCTCTGGAGTTCACTCAACGCTCACTGACTCGCGCATTCACTGTAACTCTTAATTGTCAGGTCTCTGACGGGTGTTATTATATAAAACCACGATGACTGATAATGttgttattttgcattcaaaatgCGACCCTTAAACAAACACAGTAAACTTTTCCAGGCAGAAAAAGAAGTTCAGAAGGCAAAGAAATACATCCTGCTCCTCCAGAAACGTTTATCAAAGCTAAATCAACGATACGAGACTTCACTGCATCCTGGAAACGAGGAGATTGAATTGCGCCTGCGTTTGGTTAGGCTTGAAAACATTATTAACGAAAACATCGAAGAATTCACAAGGAAGACTGAAGAAATTTGTGACAATCACTGTTCATATCGAACAcacccgattttatttttcccataattctttgcaacgtgcttggccgacgctaacaataggcgctaagttatacccggccgagctgtccagcaataaagacgtgcttagtgtgtgaagggggtatcgtgttagaagcctgtgtggcatgttttagtttcacaagttcagcatttgacgcggacacggatagctgaccgtggtaagtatttatttagtttggtgtagtttatttgtaaatttttgcctttttattagtattacgcagtcgtcctataaagtcaccttgaccattgttcactgtagagttacctgtgtgttcactgatgtgtgactttagcgagagtgtttaaatggaattcgtctttttctatagtacagtttttgctattgctgtataaagaaacggtgatttaaagggctattttctatgcgttattttattttacaatttattgtcactttttccacttaactacttgggcggaagtgcgtcaccggaagtctcagacgccatattgtttactgtaaacaaataacttagttaccatatacttacaatattttgagatgttgcctttaatataatactatttatacattatcatagtttgatactatcagtgagatacttatatgatgtattatacaatattgtttttattatggtgttatggtgtcacttgtacacttattgtagtgtcatattgttgatgttgagaagatgatgttatggtgaagtcgatgacgatgcgatgttcatgttgatgacgacgatgatgttatggtgatgatgacgacgacgatgatgatggtcatgtcgatgaaGATGATGTAGATGATGTCGTTCATGGTGACGTCGGTGATGATTATGAAGTAGATGATTATGGTGATGACAATGATATCTATTATGACTATGGTGTTGTAGTTGATGATGTTGACGATAGTGTCGATGATTATGATGgcgatggtgatgatgatgattgtggtgacgaaactactctagttgtggttgtccgtagttggtccaggactacagccccggagattcggacactcttctaatttatttttggtcat is drawn from Crassostrea angulata isolate pt1a10 chromosome 5, ASM2561291v2, whole genome shotgun sequence and contains these coding sequences:
- the LOC128184479 gene encoding 5-methylcytosine rRNA methyltransferase NSUN4-like isoform X1, translating into MFPLYMRIISTGTVCTYARYSCVCLPCPCKQVDYIQRRGYKKKWAKNEGSKPHTVHALNHMEAFYKPVFKERWPSIRISLLTTSKYCALLNNYNSENEKVEKYLTDLGTYNVMEKAKLARAKYLEKENQQIVTEQSSLPLESLIDFPKRLPHSEVDENDDVNDDDEDVKEEIQPVVGKNTSLYDFIPTKRVYTDKELLQQHIARVATFDDSLLEVPVKVIQEQVPELPEDLKFFVYPKGDISKFPNPKMKHGNLLGYYMMDAASLLPVIALDLQENDSVLDLCAAPGGKTLAMLQTLKTENLTCIDESWSRLSRLKDISKWYIGETPSSMSVSKTDGKLLEDPFYNKVLVDVPCNTDRHVLISEDNNLFKPGRMEERLELPTEQMELLVAGIKSCKPGGTVVYSTCTLSPAQNDGVVHAAMDHLWKETDIDTVVIDISYLRPIFKDIFTFFPKTKYGQLVLPTLSSNFGPMYICKIKRIR
- the LOC128184479 gene encoding 5-methylcytosine rRNA methyltransferase NSUN4-like isoform X2; amino-acid sequence: MEAFYKPVFKERWPSIRISLLTTSKYCALLNNYNSENEKVEKYLTDLGTYNVMEKAKLARAKYLEKENQQIVTEQSSLPLESLIDFPKRLPHSEVDENDDVNDDDEDVKEEIQPVVGKNTSLYDFIPTKRVYTDKELLQQHIARVATFDDSLLEVPVKVIQEQVPELPEDLKFFVYPKGDISKFPNPKMKHGNLLGYYMMDAASLLPVIALDLQENDSVLDLCAAPGGKTLAMLQTLKTENLTCIDESWSRLSRLKDISKWYIGETPSSMSVSKTDGKLLEDPFYNKVLVDVPCNTDRHVLISEDNNLFKPGRMEERLELPTEQMELLVAGIKSCKPGGTVVYSTCTLSPAQNDGVVHAAMDHLWKETDIDTVVIDISYLRPIFKDIFTFFPKTKYGQLVLPTLSSNFGPMYICKIKRIR